From Bifidobacterium sp. ESL0790, one genomic window encodes:
- a CDS encoding nitroreductase family protein produces the protein MTDLITTLEARHSQYVLQGTSQISDDELVDLINRVTVAVPSAFNIQSQRVAVIFGDEHKKLWNGIVKDALHKVAASEEAFAKTSAKIDTFAAAHGTILFFDDMAGTQQLSQQFPLYADTFPIYAEQSLGMLQMAMWAALSERGLGASLQHYNPLIDDAVRKEFKLSPNWRLSAQMPFGDFDIEHPTGTLERMAATDRVKVFGR, from the coding sequence ATGACCGACCTGATTACCACGCTGGAAGCGCGCCATTCCCAATACGTGCTGCAGGGCACCTCCCAGATTTCCGACGACGAGCTCGTCGATCTGATCAACCGCGTCACTGTCGCCGTGCCGAGCGCCTTCAACATCCAGTCCCAGCGCGTGGCCGTCATCTTCGGCGACGAGCACAAGAAGCTGTGGAACGGCATCGTCAAGGACGCCCTGCACAAGGTGGCCGCCAGCGAGGAGGCGTTCGCCAAGACCTCCGCCAAGATCGACACCTTCGCCGCCGCGCACGGCACCATCCTCTTCTTCGACGACATGGCCGGCACCCAGCAGCTTTCCCAGCAGTTCCCGCTTTACGCCGACACCTTCCCGATCTACGCCGAGCAGTCGCTGGGCATGCTGCAGATGGCCATGTGGGCCGCGCTTTCCGAGCGTGGGCTGGGCGCCTCGCTGCAGCACTACAACCCGCTGATCGACGACGCGGTGCGCAAGGAGTTCAAGCTCTCCCCGAACTGGAGGCTCAGCGCCCAGATGCCCTTCGGCGATTTCGACATCGAGCACCCCACCGGCACGCTCGAGCGCATGGCCGCCACCGACCGTGTGAAGGTCTTCGGCCGCTGA